The Micromonospora sp. NBC_01740 genome includes a window with the following:
- a CDS encoding DinB family protein, with protein MTDQTWNPLLRDQLAWHWANQLRDRLDGLTDDEYFWEPAPGCWNVRPRGTSAAPVQAGAGAMTIDFAMPTPDPAPFTTIAWRLGHVIVGVLAVRNATHFGRPPTDYQSFEYAPTATEALDQLDTEYAAWQTGVESLGESGLARRCGEAEGPYAERSLAELVLHINREMIHHLSEVCLLRDLHLHTHGQTRQEAS; from the coding sequence ATGACCGACCAGACCTGGAACCCCCTGCTCCGTGACCAGCTCGCCTGGCACTGGGCCAACCAGTTGCGCGACCGCCTCGACGGGCTCACCGACGACGAGTACTTCTGGGAGCCGGCACCCGGCTGCTGGAACGTGCGCCCGCGCGGCACCAGCGCCGCGCCGGTGCAGGCGGGGGCCGGCGCGATGACCATCGACTTCGCGATGCCGACACCCGACCCGGCACCGTTCACGACGATCGCCTGGCGACTCGGGCACGTGATCGTCGGCGTGCTCGCCGTACGCAACGCCACGCACTTCGGCCGCCCGCCCACCGACTACCAGTCGTTCGAGTACGCCCCGACCGCGACCGAGGCGCTCGACCAGCTCGACACCGAGTACGCCGCGTGGCAGACCGGGGTCGAGTCCCTCGGCGAGAGCGGCCTCGCCCGGCGCTGCGGGGAGGCCGAGGGCCCGTACGCCGAGCGTTCCCTGGCGGAGCTGGTGCTGCACATCAACCGCGAGATGATCCACCATCTGTCCGAAGTGTGCCTGCTGCGCGACCTCCACCTGCACACTCATGGGCAGACCCGACAGGAGGCGAGCTGA
- a CDS encoding VOC family protein, whose amino-acid sequence MARDVQITFDCADPAGLATFWADVLGYQLQAPPGGFETWEQALEAMGVPPENRNDASGLVDPEGARPRLFFQRVPEGKQAKNRVHLDVRAAPGLEGDARMAALEAEAERLVSRGATRLRRHEPEPPLGAGHIVMADPEGNEFCLD is encoded by the coding sequence ATGGCGCGCGACGTCCAGATCACTTTCGACTGCGCCGACCCGGCCGGGTTGGCAACGTTCTGGGCCGATGTCCTCGGCTACCAGTTGCAGGCCCCGCCCGGCGGCTTCGAGACGTGGGAGCAGGCACTGGAGGCGATGGGCGTGCCGCCCGAGAACCGCAACGACGCCTCGGGGTTGGTCGACCCTGAGGGCGCCCGGCCGCGGCTGTTCTTCCAACGGGTACCGGAGGGCAAGCAGGCCAAGAACCGCGTACACCTCGACGTGCGGGCCGCCCCCGGGCTGGAGGGTGACGCGCGGATGGCGGCCCTGGAGGCCGAGGCCGAGCGGCTCGTGTCCCGCGGCGCCACCCGGCTCCGGCGCCACGAGCCCGAACCCCCGCTCGGCGCCGGCCACATCGTGATGGCCGATCCCGAGGGCAACGAGTTCTGCCTCGACTGA
- a CDS encoding threonine ammonia-lyase, whose amino-acid sequence MELVSIDDVRNAAADIVGIVSRTPLLRTGWDPELWLKPESLQPVGSFKLRGATHAVARLTPEERARGVVTHSSGNHGLALAYAARAAGVPCRIVVPEGAPAAKVDRIRALGVEVLLVPPPQRGPEAERIAATTGAVLVPPFDDRRVIAGQGTVGLEIVEDLPDVDVVLVPVGGGGLSSGVATAVTALRPAATVIGVEPELAADARESLAAGSVVAWGEERTYRTMADGLRLPPSELTLAHLRARLDRIVTVTEEEIRAAMGRLVSDARLVVEPSGAVAVAARLFRAAELPPGRTVAVVTGGNVDPAVLAGVLR is encoded by the coding sequence ATGGAGCTGGTCTCGATCGACGACGTCCGAAACGCCGCCGCCGACATCGTGGGCATCGTGTCGCGTACCCCGCTGCTGCGCACCGGATGGGACCCGGAGCTGTGGCTCAAGCCGGAGAGCCTGCAACCGGTGGGGTCGTTCAAGCTGCGCGGCGCGACCCACGCGGTCGCCCGGCTGACGCCCGAGGAGCGGGCGCGCGGGGTGGTCACCCACTCCTCCGGCAACCACGGCCTGGCCCTGGCGTACGCGGCCCGCGCGGCCGGCGTGCCGTGCCGGATCGTGGTGCCCGAGGGCGCCCCGGCCGCGAAGGTGGACCGGATCCGGGCGCTGGGCGTCGAGGTGCTGCTGGTGCCGCCGCCGCAACGCGGGCCGGAGGCGGAGCGGATCGCCGCGACGACGGGTGCGGTGCTGGTGCCGCCCTTCGACGACCGGCGTGTCATCGCCGGGCAGGGCACGGTCGGGCTGGAGATCGTCGAGGACCTGCCCGACGTCGACGTGGTGCTGGTGCCCGTGGGCGGCGGCGGGCTCTCCTCCGGCGTCGCGACCGCGGTCACCGCCCTGCGCCCGGCGGCGACGGTGATCGGCGTCGAGCCGGAACTCGCCGCCGACGCGCGGGAGTCGCTGGCGGCCGGGTCGGTGGTGGCGTGGGGCGAGGAGCGCACCTACCGGACGATGGCCGACGGGCTGCGCCTGCCGCCGTCCGAGCTGACCCTCGCCCACCTGCGGGCACGGCTCGACCGCATCGTCACGGTGACCGAGGAGGAGATCCGCGCCGCGATGGGCCGGCTGGTCTCCGACGCCCGCCTGGTGGTGGAGCCGAGCGGCGCGGTGGCGGTGGCCGCCCGGCTGTTCCGCGCCGCCGAGCTGCCGCCCGGCCGTACGGTCGCCGTGGTCACCGGCGGCAACGTCGACCCGGCGGTGCTGGCGGGCGTCCTGCGCTGA
- a CDS encoding S9 family peptidase: MTTETPVPTAKRVPSERTHHGDTVVDEYAWLTGKDDPETIAYLTAENAYTEARTAHLEGLRADLFEEIRRRTQETDLSVPGRKGGYWYYTRTVEGQQYGVQCRRAVRDGETEPPVSADGAPLDGEEVLLDGNLLAEGHDFFALGAFDVSPDGRWLAYSTDFSGDERFTLRVKDLSTGELLPDEVPDTFYGTAWSTDASVLFYVTVDETWRPNRVWRHTLGTASTEDVVVYQEDDERFWVGVELSRSERFVLIDVHSKITSEVLVIPAGNPTGAPASVAPRRQGVEYTVEHHGHRFLILHNDGAEDFALAYTSADAPGDWVPLIEHSPGTRLEAVDAFADHLVVSLRTNGLTGLRVLPVGGGDAFDIDFPEPLYSVGLHDNPEYRTGQIRLRYASLVTPDSVYDYDLVTRQMVLRRQKPVKPGPDGRAYDPADYEQHRDWALADDGTRVPVSLVCRAGTPKDGSAPCVIYGYGSYEASMDPWFSVARLSLLDRGVIFAVAHTRGGGELGRSWYDQGKLLAKKNTFTDFVACARHLVKAGWTTSDRLVARGASAGGLLMGAVANIAPDAFAGIVAQVPFVDALTSILDPSLPLTVTEWEEWGNPLADPEVYAYMKSYTPYENVRAVDYPAILAVTSLNDTRVLYHEPAKWIARLRAVAPQGDYLLKTEMGAGHGGPSGRYDSWREEAFVNAWILDRLARA, encoded by the coding sequence GTGACCACCGAGACCCCCGTGCCCACGGCGAAGCGGGTGCCCAGCGAGCGCACCCACCACGGCGACACCGTCGTCGACGAGTACGCCTGGCTCACCGGCAAGGACGACCCGGAGACGATCGCCTACCTGACCGCCGAGAACGCGTACACCGAGGCCCGGACGGCGCACCTCGAAGGGCTGCGCGCCGACCTGTTCGAGGAGATCCGCCGGCGCACCCAGGAGACCGACCTGTCGGTGCCCGGCCGCAAGGGCGGCTACTGGTACTACACCAGGACGGTCGAGGGCCAGCAGTACGGCGTGCAGTGCCGCCGGGCGGTCCGGGACGGCGAGACCGAGCCGCCGGTCAGCGCGGACGGCGCGCCGCTCGACGGCGAGGAGGTGCTGCTCGACGGCAACCTGCTCGCCGAGGGGCACGACTTCTTCGCGCTCGGCGCGTTCGACGTCAGCCCGGACGGGCGGTGGCTGGCCTACTCCACGGACTTCTCCGGCGACGAGCGGTTCACGCTGCGGGTCAAGGACCTGTCCACCGGCGAGCTGCTGCCCGACGAGGTGCCCGACACGTTCTACGGCACCGCCTGGTCCACCGACGCCTCCGTGCTGTTCTACGTGACGGTGGACGAGACGTGGCGCCCCAACCGGGTCTGGCGGCACACCCTGGGCACGGCGTCCACCGAGGACGTGGTGGTCTACCAGGAGGACGACGAGCGGTTCTGGGTCGGCGTGGAGCTGAGCCGCTCGGAGCGGTTCGTCCTCATCGACGTGCACAGCAAGATCACCAGCGAGGTGCTGGTGATCCCGGCCGGCAACCCGACCGGCGCGCCGGCCTCCGTGGCGCCCCGGCGGCAGGGCGTCGAATACACCGTCGAGCACCACGGGCACCGCTTCCTGATCCTGCACAACGACGGCGCGGAGGACTTCGCGCTGGCGTACACGTCGGCGGACGCGCCCGGCGACTGGGTGCCGCTCATCGAGCACTCGCCCGGCACCCGACTGGAGGCGGTCGACGCCTTCGCCGACCACCTGGTCGTCTCGCTGCGCACCAACGGGCTGACCGGGCTGCGGGTGCTGCCCGTCGGCGGCGGCGACGCCTTCGACATCGACTTCCCGGAGCCGCTCTACAGCGTCGGCCTGCACGACAACCCGGAATACCGCACCGGGCAGATCCGGCTCCGCTACGCCTCGCTGGTCACCCCCGACTCGGTCTACGACTACGACCTGGTCACCCGGCAGATGGTGCTGCGCCGGCAGAAGCCGGTGAAGCCCGGGCCGGACGGGCGGGCGTACGACCCGGCCGACTACGAGCAGCACCGCGACTGGGCGCTCGCCGACGACGGGACCCGGGTGCCGGTCTCGCTGGTCTGCCGGGCCGGCACGCCGAAGGACGGCTCCGCCCCCTGCGTGATCTACGGCTACGGCTCGTACGAGGCGAGCATGGACCCGTGGTTCTCCGTCGCCCGGCTCTCCCTGCTGGACCGGGGCGTCATCTTCGCCGTCGCGCACACCCGGGGCGGCGGCGAGCTGGGCCGCAGCTGGTACGACCAGGGCAAGCTGCTGGCCAAGAAGAACACGTTCACCGACTTCGTGGCCTGCGCCCGGCACCTGGTCAAGGCGGGCTGGACGACCAGCGACCGGCTCGTGGCCCGGGGCGCCTCGGCCGGCGGGCTGCTGATGGGGGCGGTCGCCAACATCGCCCCGGACGCGTTCGCCGGGATCGTCGCGCAGGTGCCCTTCGTGGACGCGCTCACCTCGATCCTCGACCCGTCGCTGCCGCTGACCGTCACCGAGTGGGAGGAGTGGGGCAACCCGCTGGCCGACCCGGAGGTCTACGCCTACATGAAGTCCTACACGCCGTACGAGAACGTGCGGGCGGTGGACTATCCGGCGATCCTCGCGGTGACCAGCCTCAACGACACCCGGGTGCTCTACCACGAGCCGGCGAAGTGGATCGCCCGGCTGCGGGCGGTCGCCCCGCAGGGCGACTACCTGCTGAAGACCGAGATGGGCGCCGGCCACGGCGGTCCCAGCGGCCGTTACGACTCCTGGCGCGAGGAGGCGTTCGTCAACGCCTGGATCCTCGACCGCCTCGCCCGCGCCTGA
- a CDS encoding FAD-binding oxidoreductase produces the protein MAAAASSTDRPGALDITRRLTEICGPPFARFAGPADEVAGCPARWVAVPGGTRAAAEVLRLAARHDLTVVPRGAGTKIDWGAAPDRVDIMLDTGRLAGIGHEPVGAPTTEVGAGTPLRAVQATLDRTGQRLALDAPSPGATLGGVLAAGEAGPLRHRHGSPCDQLVRVRYLDGDGELVDAGGGVAGLELARLLCGSQGALGVLVSATLRVQAVPAGRIWVSRPVWTPLEVHDLVRTVLAARLDPAAVELDLPAGAGPRPRQGSRAAAMAAHPSMAGRAGGGPAGAGRLVVLLEGGPADVAERADRLVALLGPGAGASHAAPEWWRRYPFGPGDTALRIEVPIADLHAAVYALRDAAGGPVPVRGSAGLGVVHAALPAAMSPDRVASILAAVRGVLLARQGRCVVVSAPAAVRRAVDLWGELAGLARLRAAKEHLDPHRRLAPGRLPGGL, from the coding sequence ATGGCGGCTGCAGCGAGTTCCACCGACCGGCCCGGAGCCCTCGACATCACGCGGCGGTTGACGGAGATCTGCGGCCCGCCGTTCGCCCGCTTCGCCGGCCCCGCCGACGAGGTGGCCGGCTGCCCGGCCCGCTGGGTGGCCGTCCCGGGCGGCACGCGCGCGGCGGCGGAGGTGCTGCGGCTCGCCGCCCGGCACGACCTGACGGTGGTGCCGCGCGGCGCCGGCACGAAGATCGACTGGGGTGCCGCCCCCGACCGGGTGGACATCATGCTCGACACCGGCCGGCTCGCCGGGATCGGGCACGAGCCGGTCGGCGCGCCCACGACCGAGGTCGGGGCGGGCACCCCGCTGCGCGCGGTGCAGGCCACTCTGGACCGCACCGGGCAGCGCCTGGCGCTCGACGCCCCCTCGCCCGGGGCCACCCTCGGCGGCGTGCTCGCCGCCGGCGAGGCGGGACCGCTGCGGCACCGCCACGGCAGCCCCTGCGACCAGCTCGTCCGGGTGCGCTACCTCGACGGTGACGGCGAGCTCGTCGACGCCGGGGGCGGCGTGGCCGGGCTGGAGCTGGCCCGGCTGCTCTGCGGCTCGCAGGGGGCGCTCGGCGTGCTGGTCTCCGCGACCCTGCGGGTGCAGGCCGTCCCGGCCGGCCGGATCTGGGTCAGCCGACCGGTGTGGACCCCGCTGGAGGTGCACGACCTGGTCCGCACCGTGCTCGCCGCGCGCCTCGACCCGGCGGCGGTCGAGCTGGACCTGCCGGCCGGCGCGGGACCCCGGCCGCGCCAGGGCAGCCGGGCCGCCGCGATGGCCGCGCACCCGTCCATGGCGGGGCGCGCCGGCGGCGGCCCGGCCGGCGCCGGTCGGCTGGTGGTGTTGCTGGAGGGCGGCCCGGCCGATGTCGCCGAGCGCGCAGACCGGCTCGTCGCGCTCCTCGGCCCGGGCGCGGGCGCCAGCCACGCCGCGCCCGAGTGGTGGCGGCGCTATCCGTTCGGCCCGGGCGACACGGCGCTGCGCATCGAGGTGCCGATCGCCGACCTGCACGCCGCCGTCTACGCGCTGCGGGACGCCGCCGGCGGCCCCGTCCCGGTGCGCGGCTCCGCCGGCCTCGGCGTGGTGCACGCGGCCCTGCCCGCTGCCATGTCCCCCGACCGGGTGGCGTCGATCCTGGCCGCCGTCCGGGGCGTGCTCCTCGCCCGGCAGGGCCGGTGCGTGGTGGTCTCCGCGCCGGCGGCCGTCCGGCGGGCCGTCGACCTGTGGGGCGAGCTGGCCGGGCTGGCCCGACTGCGCGCGGCCAAGGAGCACCTCGATCCCCACCGCCGCCTCGCCCCGGGCCGCCTCCCGGGCGGCCTCTGA
- a CDS encoding SpoIIE family protein phosphatase codes for MSAEAGPAATGGRDEHVRRVRLPADRRTPAAARALVRSVLTEAHLDQLANEAMLLTTELSTNAVEHARTELDVEVVADPVGITVTVSDFAAGPVEELTVGVRNDATDIDEVSERGRGLLLVDHFASRWGTTYLPTGKGVWFRLDLPGPATGTRHARVPAAATAGGGAPATPESSAPSAGAMSELMQTTPDPYAEDPLPDFATSLLTRVAEMVGAAGGVVRLDRGDGQGTQVLARYGRQPRPGNELLRVALAVHRPYTGELVLDAAPSAYARPLAVLMAERLSLHLENDRLRRADVRRQAWLTFLAEASELLAQSLDVELTMALVPQLVVPRLGQWCAVHTTDEWGRLRLAAASHADESVLPQLHQVLAETGPDSVQARLREASRNGTQVPLGAPMEGFAVPLIARGQRLGTLAVGRHQRHRHDPDEVAVLEDVARRSALAIENARIHAERRRVAHTLQQSLLPPVLPVVESIGFAAEYVPTGGDVDVGGDFYDVVPLPDGRWLVVIGDVSGKGVQAATVTGLVRDVIRVLVGDGKPLPEALARVNETLLERGGGRYCTLALAAVGPGDGDRLDVSLHLAGHDRPVLLPAGGGARFVGIGGTALGLLDSIASPTAEVPLAPGDSLVFYTDGVTERRRGRELFGTERLRDAAAPLAGYPADVIAARLRSTAIGFSAEAPRDDIAILVLRNDAT; via the coding sequence GTGTCAGCGGAGGCGGGGCCCGCGGCGACCGGGGGCCGAGACGAGCACGTCCGGCGCGTCCGGCTCCCCGCAGACCGGCGTACGCCGGCCGCGGCTCGGGCCCTCGTGCGGTCCGTCCTCACCGAGGCCCACCTGGACCAACTGGCCAACGAGGCCATGCTGCTCACCACCGAACTCTCCACCAACGCGGTGGAGCACGCCCGCACCGAACTGGACGTCGAGGTGGTCGCCGACCCGGTCGGGATCACCGTCACCGTGTCCGATTTCGCCGCCGGCCCGGTGGAGGAGCTGACCGTCGGGGTCCGCAACGACGCCACCGACATCGACGAGGTCTCCGAGCGCGGCCGGGGGCTGCTGCTGGTCGACCACTTCGCCAGCCGCTGGGGCACCACCTACCTGCCCACCGGCAAGGGGGTGTGGTTCCGGCTGGACCTGCCCGGCCCGGCCACGGGCACCCGGCACGCGCGGGTACCCGCCGCGGCGACCGCCGGAGGCGGCGCACCGGCGACCCCGGAGAGCTCCGCGCCGAGCGCCGGGGCCATGAGCGAGCTGATGCAGACCACCCCCGACCCGTACGCCGAGGATCCGCTGCCCGACTTCGCGACCAGCCTGCTCACCCGGGTGGCGGAGATGGTCGGCGCGGCGGGCGGGGTCGTGCGGCTGGACCGGGGGGACGGGCAGGGCACCCAGGTGCTGGCCCGGTACGGCCGCCAGCCCCGGCCCGGCAACGAGCTGCTCCGGGTGGCGCTGGCCGTGCACCGGCCGTACACCGGTGAACTGGTGCTGGACGCGGCACCGTCGGCGTACGCGCGACCGCTGGCCGTGCTGATGGCCGAGCGGCTCTCGCTGCACCTGGAGAACGACCGGCTGCGCCGGGCGGACGTCCGCCGGCAGGCCTGGCTGACCTTCCTCGCCGAGGCTAGCGAGCTGCTCGCGCAGTCGCTGGACGTCGAGTTGACCATGGCGCTCGTCCCCCAGCTCGTGGTGCCCCGGCTCGGGCAGTGGTGCGCGGTCCACACGACCGACGAGTGGGGCCGGCTCCGCCTCGCGGCGGCCAGCCACGCCGACGAGTCGGTGCTGCCCCAGCTGCACCAGGTGCTCGCGGAGACCGGCCCGGACTCGGTCCAGGCCCGGCTGCGCGAGGCGTCCCGCAACGGCACCCAGGTGCCACTCGGCGCGCCGATGGAGGGCTTCGCCGTCCCGTTGATCGCGCGGGGTCAGCGGCTGGGCACCCTGGCCGTCGGCCGGCACCAGCGACACCGGCACGACCCGGACGAGGTCGCCGTGCTGGAGGACGTCGCCCGGCGGTCGGCGCTGGCGATCGAGAACGCCCGGATCCACGCCGAGCGCCGGCGCGTCGCGCACACCCTCCAGCAGTCGCTGCTGCCGCCGGTGCTTCCCGTGGTCGAGAGCATCGGCTTCGCCGCCGAGTACGTCCCGACCGGCGGTGACGTCGACGTCGGCGGCGACTTCTACGACGTGGTGCCCCTGCCGGACGGCCGCTGGCTGGTGGTGATCGGCGACGTCTCGGGCAAGGGGGTGCAGGCGGCGACGGTCACCGGCCTGGTCCGCGACGTCATCCGGGTGCTGGTGGGCGACGGCAAGCCGCTGCCGGAGGCGCTGGCCCGGGTCAACGAGACGCTGCTCGAGCGGGGCGGCGGGCGCTACTGCACGTTGGCCCTGGCGGCGGTCGGCCCCGGCGACGGCGACCGGCTCGACGTCTCCCTGCACCTCGCCGGCCACGACCGGCCGGTGCTGCTGCCCGCCGGCGGCGGGGCGCGTTTCGTCGGCATCGGCGGCACCGCGCTCGGCCTGCTCGACTCGATCGCCTCCCCGACGGCCGAGGTGCCGCTCGCCCCGGGGGACTCGCTGGTCTTCTACACCGACGGTGTCACCGAGCGGCGGCGCGGCCGGGAGCTGTTCGGCACCGAGCGGCTGCGTGACGCCGCCGCCCCGCTGGCCGGCTACCCGGCCGACGTGATCGCGGCCCGGCTCCGCTCGACGGCGATCGGCTTCTCGGCCGAGGCGCCCCGCGACGACATCGCCATTCTGGTGCTCCGCAACGACGCGACCTGA